tttaaaatttgtttttctttcctgtaGAAGCACCCGTTCATTCTGATGTACGAGGAGAGAGTGGTGGACGTTGCCGGTTACGTGTGTAAAATTCTGGATGAAATCCCCGCCTCCCCCAGCTCTCCCATGTACGTCGACTGATAGCGTGTACGTTACCCGAATGCAATGTAACACGGCAGCCGTTTGGCGCAACGCATTGTCCTGTTTCACGGTTCCACACTGCTTTTAAGGATCGGCACTCCCAAAACATTGTGTGCAATAAGGATCGGCTTTTCATCTTCAAAACCATTAGTGTATTGGTCTATAAAACAAGATAGAAcaataagaagaataagaacaataataattttatttgaggtgtgatatttattttaatgccaCATGTAAATGTTTAGCTGAGCGCATTATAGAAAATTAGAACAAGACTTGAACTCCTTCATTCAAGACACACTTCATGTTCACGGGAACGTAAATATCTACTTGAAAGTGATGATACaaacaacaagaacaagaaaTTGCTGAAACAAGAAGTCATTGCTATTCAAATAGAAAGAAAACGCCTACCATGTTGTATACCGTATAACATTTCTATGATAGGACGTGTCATTTAGAGCAATATCTGTAGGTGTAAAGCACAGTTTAATTGTGGTCTCACTTTCTGAAAGAGTATGCAGAAGTATTGTTGTTCGTCAAAGAAtccgttaaaaaaaaagtggttggATCATTTCTTCTACATGTTTCGCTCCACACATAGCAGTCTTTGTGAAATTCCAACATTTCATCTGAAAGATTTGTGACATGTTAACTTTGTGGAAAAGACACAGATGACACTTAGTCTGGTACCATTTGACAGATCAGTTGGTCGgttgaaagattaaaaaacaaaacaaaacaaaaaaagtcatccTTAAAGTAGTTTTCTATAAATATGCAACTTTAACTCACCAAATTGtattgaatgaattaaaaaaaaaaaaaaaaaaaaaaaaaacctcttgcTGGTATAGTGTACACACTTGCAGACACTCCTAtcttactgtaaatgtaaaagttacgGTACACGTCCCAAAATCCTTAATGCTACTTTATATTTTGCCACTTCTCCTGAAATTGGCTCTGACATCTTGGCTTATGTATGCATTCTGAAAGATGTTCAAATATCACTGTTTAGGTTACTCACtttaaaagaaatgtacaaCACTTTGCCAAAGCAGTCTTTTACTAACTGACATAATAGGGCAACTGAAATATGACACTAGATAGCATTGAAAGACTTGGTAGAAAgaattcatttttgtgtgtttgtgtaaaatagAGATCATCTGACACACTTAAGATGCATCACTGACCTAAGAATGCTTAACTATACATCCTTTTTATGAGCATACCTTAATAAAGAAAATCCCAATTTTGAAAACAATCTTTCAACTGTACAAAATGGCACCATAgtagaatatttaatatttagaagGGAAAATATGGATTTTATGTAACGTTATATTGTATCGGTATAAAGAGTGGGAAATATCTTCAAGAATTGTTCACACTGTGAAAAGATTTTAAGTGTATACATTGTGAACAgcaatctgtttaaaaaaaaaaaaaaaaaatatgtaattagaGGATATGCAGGGATATTGCCTTATGTCTGCTTTTGGAGATATTAACCTCTGATGGTCTGAGCTATTTGTCTTCTTCACTTCACATATTTAAAGGATATTGATGAAACCTTAGTGTTCTTGTAGTAATGATGAGAGCTAAGTATCTGCCTGCAGGTCAGTTGTGATAAGGCTAGGATGTGATTGTGACCTTATCGagctatttttttctgtaaggtCTGGAAAACAAATGGACTGAATGCTAGAATAAATCCTATGAATTAGCCTCTGCTTGTGTACTGGctgtttgtgtgagagaataaaaacacatgttGGTGCCGCAGGGTCCAGGGGGTGGGGTTGAGCTCAGGTTATTTTCCTACATTCCCAGAATATGATGGCATTTTACTGGTAAATTATCCATAtttatgaatgagtgtgtgtgtgtgtgtgtgtgcacgtccagggtgtatttctcaTGCCCATTGTTCCTGCGATAGGCCATGAATCCACTTTgaccctgacctggataaaacggttactgatgatgaatgaagaAATCTGAAgcctatgtaaggaataaaacacagcaggatgtgctgttataggaaaataatcactgatgggGCCCTCTGACACGGAGTAAAGGGCCATTACCAGTCtaaagttgattagtttcctataacagcatgtctggaagtgttttattcctcttataccacagcaacttgtcaacattaacattttttgtttattaaagaactacacatcatactttttatccatttatagttatgtttaatgccATGAAAGATCCCCGAAACAAGTTAGTACCTCTTATGactttacagcagctataaacagtcattttctcATCAGCCgctcattttttctcttttttgaagttagtaaggtaaaaaaaaatgcagattgtcatgttTCAGAGAAAGAAAGCCCATTCTAAACACTGTTgtgttagctgttactatagaaacaataacgtattagaaggagcagagtaatataaacctgtgattggtCTTGCTGTCATTATACAAAagtaatcaacagcttctgaccaatggGAATAAAgaaatcaacagtgctgtggtataaatatataaacgtAATCAAAGTCTTAATAATCCTGAAGGGATGCTAAGGCTGTTCTCACATGGACaacctaaagatcaccatgaggttactgtggatggtaccatatAGAAACCGTGaggttactgtggatggtaccatatAGAAACCATGaggttgctgtggatggtaccatatAGAAACCGTGAGgatgctgtggatggtaccatatAGAAACCATGaggttactgtggatggtaccatatAGATACCATGaggttgctgtggatggtaccatatAGAAACCATGAGgatgctgtggatggtaccatatAGAAACCATGAGgatgctgtggatggtaccatatAGAAACCATGAGgatgctgtggatggtaccatatAGAAACCATGaggttactgtggatggtaccatatAGAAACCATGaggttactgtggatggtaccatatAGAAACCATGaggttgctgtggatggtaccatatAGAAACCATGAGGTTGCTGTTGATGGTACCATATAGAAACCATGAGgatgctgtggatggtaccatatAGAAACCATGAGgatgctgtggatggtaccatatAGAAACCATGaggttactgtggatggtaccatatAGAAACCATGaggttactgtggatggtaccatatAGAAACCATGaggttgctgtggatggtaccatatAGAAACCATGaggttactgtggatggtaccatatAGAAACCGTGaggttgctgtggatggtaccatatAGAAACCATGAGgatgctgtggatggtaccatatAGAAACCATGaggttactgtggatggtaccatatAGAAACCATGaggttgctgtggatggtaccatatAGAAACCATGaggttgctgtggatggtaccatatAGAAACCATGaggttgctgtggatggtaccatatAGAAACCATGaggttgctgtggatggtaccatatAGAAACCATGaggttgctgtggatggtaccatatAGAAACCATGAGgatgctgtggatggtaccatatAGAAACCACGaggatggctgtggatgttcttccttggatagccttaggagTGCAATTGTTAAGAACAGTTTGCACTTGAGTCTCCATtattgaacagttaataacttcaggcTGATACTTcagacttctgatcagaaggttgagggTTCATATTCCAGCACCACCAAgttgccactgctgggcccttgagcaaggtccttaaccctcaactgctcagttgtgtagATGCGATAACTGTAAAGTCggtctggataagggtgtctgccaaatgctgtaaatgtactcATAAGTTGCTCACAAGTTCCAGTAAATACAATAAGCACTTTTTGCCTATATGCACTCACCACACATTtgattaggaacacctgtacacctgaacattcatgcagttatctaatcagccaatcatgtagcagcagtgcagtgaataaaaatatgcagatacaggtcaagagcttcaggtaatgttcatgtcaaacatcagaatgggggaaaaactgggatctctgtgactttaactgtggcatggatgttggtgccagatgggctggtttgtatatttcataaactgctgatctccttggattttcacacacaacagtctctagagtttacacagaatggtgtggaaaacaGCAaacatgatcaaagtcacagagatcacactttttcttcattcttatgttggatgtgagcattaactgaagctcttgacctgtatctgcatgtttttatgcagtgtactgctgcaacatgattggctgattagataactgcatgaatgtgcagttgcaCAGATGTTCCTAAAAAGGTGGCTGGCGAGTGTAGTATACTGCTATAGAagagtaattatttataattttataatcacactatctggtgtcacccagatgaggatgggttcccttctgagtctggttcctctcaaggtttcttcctcatatcatctcaagGAGTTTgtccttgccaccattgcctctggcttgctcgttaGTGATAAATTGATACATGTAAAATTGATCCAGAATTGATGTAATTCTGTAAAGCTCCTTTGttacaatgtccattgttaaatgtgctatacaaatagacaaattgatttgaattgaattgagatgACAATTTAGATTTGTACAACTGTTTCATCATTGAAGCAgcaacatgataaaaaaaattaaatctattaCTCAGGAAACTCAATCTTTTggaaatttttaatttgttggtGTTTATTGAAGTTTTAATAGTACAGTGGTGGAGACATACTGAGACGGTTTACATTGTAAAGCTGTTCAGTGGCCAAGCAGTACAAAAGCTTTTTGTCACATCTATATATTTCTTCcccaggagaaaaaaaaatgaagacaaaaacaacacaaatttgTTTTCTTCAGCAAGACAGAGCAATCATGTGTACTGGACAGATGTTATGGAATGATGgaactctctctcactcatccgGTTGGCTAGGAGTAGTGTGTGGTAAGACTGGAATTGATGCATAATGTGTCATTAAAATTTTGATCCAGCACTACAGACCATTAGGTAAAAAAGGAGAACATGGCTGAGTGAGTGCTTGGTCTGTTATAAGTTTCTTCACTGGCATAatggaggtaaaaaaaaacccaaaacatttcTTAGTGATACAGTCCTCCATACCGCAGTGGAtggacatatatatattataaatccaATGCAGATTCGTTACATTCTCCTATTCCAAAGCTCAGTCTCTGTAAACCTGTTGTGTAGAAGGATTTGTACAAAAGTAAAGCTATTACAGTCCACGAAATCAAAGATGAACCGGTTCTGTTGCTTTTTGTCTctgataaaaagtaaataaattgaatCTTCTACTTGATCTGTGAAGCCCTAAATGAAGGTTAAATACACTAACATAAGGCCACAGTGGGAATGCTCTTATCACTGTGCTGTTCATTTACATTCAATATTTAAATGGTTTATATGGTCAAAAGAGGGGAAATCTGAGGATAGTGTGCAGTGTTAACAACATAAATTGTTCATTGGTGTGGAAATTGAGAATGTTTGGTGATCATTGCTGGCGCTTAAGTCCTCCACCAATCCAAATATGACAAAATCCATTCAAATGTCTTGTAGCACACACAAATCTGCTCTGTTCACAGTTTAAATCGTCAAAGTGAACTTGATTTTCCTCCCACTAATCAGGCACCCAGGCGACAATACACAAagatgcattattattttttttttttgcatacacacaaaatactgttgaattaataaagagaaaaatgtccACAGGTCTTGTATCTGCCAGCCCCGCTGTGGGTGCAAATGTTCACAGTAAAACAATACACAGTATATTACATTTCATTCTGCACAACTGCTGGGAAGAACGGGCCACTTCCATGAACACTGTTCttgtaaaaaatatttccatttgtCAATGAATTCCTCAACTTGAAattgaatttcagctttcagttacattgcaaaaaaaaaaaaaaaaaaaaaaaagtacaaaaacatATTAACCAAGTGAAACTGAGCTTTTAGTCGGAACATTTAGCCTAACTTGCTACATCACTGACTCATCCGTGGAGAAACGAAGAAagggaaataaaattaaaaacacattgaCCTTCACTTTCATCTATAGTGTGTCCGTATGAAGCTTGTGTCTGGTTGTAGAGTATCTAAAActgaatgtaatattttaaccATGATTTGCAGTTGAATTTTCAGCTGTatagtcaataataataataataatagtagtacaatattataaaatatactgtatgtataatattataaaattatattagaaAAGAGTTTGTGCCATTCCAACTTCCAATTTTATTGGTAATTACACCCATAAGCATTAGGgcattttgtgtaaatgtgtgtgtgtgcttttgtttcaACACAGCTGAAGCTGGTCCATCACTTGAGCTCAAACTGcagcatattttaatattgtatgACAGTTGTATGACTTTAATGAGTACGCGCCAGTGCGACGTTTGAAACTTTCCATAATAGTGTCTTTTcagaatattttcttttataaaatatatttatgtttggaTCATTTTTAAGACACAAAAAGTGCATCTGAGGATGTGACGGTTAGTATTGCAgttctgtataaaaataaaactcaggAGTCAGATTTTCCTAGGCCAACCATGGTTTTCAAGAATCTCTTGTGTGAGGATATGCATCTCCTGTATCCTGTTCCTAAACAAAGGAATGTCTCATAAATATCTtccatataaatatatctatGCAAATATCCAAATGTCCAAATAAATACATCTGAGATGTGACATCTTCCAAGATAGCAAATGGGTCACGCGTCAATATTATTAGTCATATTACAAACAGCCATAAAGATGGAATCTTTCATATAGGGGCAAGCAGTGAGCGAAATGTAAACGTAACATATTTTTGCAAAGGAAAAACATGTTGAAGATGTGTACCACATGCCTATAAAGTTTTATATGTAGTCATTCGTTAAGGGAATAAAAATCAAGGGTGACATGTTTTCATTGTGGAGTCCTGACCTAAATGCATTGACTGTAAAATTAGCATGTTTGTATTTAATCCATGGACTTGCAACTAAGACATACTCTCATATTATAGATAAAGATATATTCTGATACAAGTACATTGTATCTCAGCtgtctaaataaattaaaatgattttaaaaaataaaatggggatggaaacagaaaatatctaaataataGAACAGAGGCAATTACATGCTGTCCAAAAATATATGTCAAGCCAAATGTGACAAAGTACTATACTACTCAAGGTGCAGTGTGAGcattaatgaatatttacaATAGCACATTAGAATACATGTGGTGGTGATTTGTTTTTGTGAGCACTTCAGGAGTGTTTCGCCACACACCACGTGCAGGAAAAACGTTTGAAGCAGTagtgtaatatttacaaatggATTGTGAATGCTGTTGAACTTAGATGTTTTAGATGTTTAGTTTGAATGGATTCGGTTCGTTTGGTTTCTATTATTTCCAGTAATTCTTTCCCACATTCTTTCCCACATTCTTTCCCACAATATAAAGTCCAAAGGATTTTCAAGTTTTGGACCagaacaagttttttttttagttaaactATAGGAAGAAATATCGACTGATATTTTAACAGGTCAGACTGTAGCTTTATTTTATCCTGTTGGCTGTGCATTTTGTGGAAAACCAcatcttttaaaatttttgatGTGAAGTGCTTCGTGTTACTTCTCAATATATACCTAGCTGTATGTTTTAACTAATGGAGCTCCCTGGTCGACTTCACCAGTGCTCAAGATGCAGGTCCATGGCTGAGTTCAGTCCAATGTCACTCACGTCCAAGAACTCTGTGTTGAAGATACTGGGTGCTGATGGAGCCATGCTGCTGCTGAATGCCGTGGCTGAGCTGGGAGGAGTTAAGTCCAACCACTCCATGCTTTCCCATGGTGACTCGGAGAATGTCATGCCAAGCCCTTGGCCATCCGTGGGCACTGGCGAGACTTTGGTGGCCATGGGTGACAGAGGCGTGTCCATCATGTCCCTGTTGCTGAGCAACTTGTCGTCATGGTGATGACCTGGAAAGGAGTCTCCTATTTCCTCCAGCTGGCCCTCCTCAGTGCCCAACTTGACAGGGATGATGTCACCATGGCGGCTCACAGGGCTCAGAAGCACCTCCAGATGGCACTCGGTGTGCCCTGCAGCATGCTCATATGGCACCTCAGAGGGCGAAATGTGGCTGTAGTGGCGGTGGAACTTTGGCATGGGCGGGGCACTGGTGGCAGTGTTGCTGGGCGAAACTGTAAGGTGAGGCACAACTTTGGTTACAGGGGACCTCTCTTCTTTGGCGTTAGCTGGCATTTCTTGATGGGGGGGAGATGGGCAGTGCAGGAAGAGGGGAAGGACATTACAGCATTTATCAGATTTATCAGGTTAGATTAAGGAATGGGGGTAGGGGACTAGAAGGGGCATGCtacttttatacatttctacTTGTATACTCACCTCCACTTTCAATAAGGACATCAAGGAGTTCATCCATTTGCTGACTTCTGGTCATCTGCTGCAACAAAAGAGTGCACTCATGTAACTCATTAATCATACAAACATTTGGTCTCATATTCTGTAATTTGGCACTCTGCATTTGGGTTGTAGTTATTATAAACGTACAAAATGTCACTGCCACAGTTGGACACAACAATTATACTAAGCCACTGAAACTGTCAAATATAGTACATCTTGTTTAATTCTCACGACAAGAATATTGCATAATGACTGCAGCAAGATAAACAATTTCTTTTACATAACGGCTTATCCTGCAGTATTGACACTGCCGTTTAATGCTCTTACATGGGAATTCCACCCAAAAATCAAATGTTGAATTTTTCTCTTCTATACCACTAACGTGCTGATAGAAACTAAACTTGTAGAACCAGTATGCTTGCTTACTTTCTGGTTTTGACTCAACATGTCAAAGCCTGAAAACAGATTGAATTTGAAAACTATTTCACTTCAAATCCAGGAAGTGCACATTGTCTAATTTTTTTAGGCATAAAAGTTCAAatcaaattcagttttttttttaacatcaatatatatgtatatatatataagtcacAATCGAGACCAATATAGGTAAACAATTTTTTGGGTGTAATTTCACTTGAGTGTTATTTTTAGGCAAATATCAGCCAGGAAGCTCTCTAATCAGCACGACTGTTCCTGTATTAGGGTGCTGATCATGCAATGTGAAAGCAGAGAAGTGTGCATTGTGAGGGTGGCATAGAAGAGAAAAAGTGtttgtgatttctgtgtgtatgAGCGATGCTAGAAGCTGGAGTGATGGTGGAAGGCATGAGGCTCAGCTGGTCTTGGGACTCCTTTACCTGCTTCACTGCATCCTCATAGCATGGGGGCTGTTTAATGGCAGATGCAGTAGAGTCTGAGCTACAGAAGGTAGTGGTGGAGGTGGCGCACTTTTGGCCAATGTGCCTGGGAGAGTGTAATATTGCCATCTATATGAGGAGATAGGGTGAAACGTTATACCTCAGATGTAGAAGAGGTACCAGATAAAGGCTGAGAAGTTTTCACATATCACGCTCGTGTGTAGCAGGCATTATATGTGTTTGGCCATGGGAAGGGGAAAAGGATCAACtgttcatttctttcctcactaTCTGTCCTGGAATTATCTATTAACATAGAATAATAGCAGGTAGCTTTGAGTTGTCCTACCATCTTGTGTGAGTTTGGCATGTGATATGACCACATGATCAGATTCATGCACATTGAGAAACTTGTGACTAGTAATGTTTATTCAGTTCAGTGAATAATGGGCTGATGAAAACATGTGACCAGTGTTTTCATTGATGATGATTGTTGAAACTTGTAGAAGGTATTACAgataattgtttgtttttgtgtgtaacGAAGTAATATATAGGATAACTGTGGGAGGATTGGTTTTGTGGCCACAGATAGAAGGAAAATGAGAAGAacagtgagtttgtgtgtgaagGCTTTTCCAGATAGATTTTGTGCATGAATACAGTTAAGAAGGTGGGATGATGTGGACTAATCTCATCTCCTTACAAACCTTTTGCTGCATGTTTGGACTTTTGGCCTTAGAAGACCCTCTGGTGTTTAGGTTATTCTCATTGCTTGGGTACACTGGCTGCATACTTCTCTGGTCAGGTGAATAGGTGCAGCTTACAGACTGAGCAACATTCTTCTGCTGGAGCTGCGATAAAGAGCGATATTTTGTTAGATTTGTTTCAGAACCTTATAAGTTCTACCAGTTATATTCCATGTTCCTTGTTGAAAAGGACTGAAGCCCTACATCAGAAAGCAACTATAGGTCTTTGTATGAGGCTGTGTACCTGCATGGGATGTGGTCTGGCTCCATTGTGAGGGCAGCTGTCCCTACCCAGGGGAGGTGTGAGTAGAAATGGATGACTAGGAGAGGAAGGCAGACTGTTGGGCTGTGGACTGCTTGAGTTCTTGGTCACTGGTGAGTCTTGAGGAGAGCACTGTGGGCTTAGATAGGCTGGGAGACCAGAAGGACTTCTAGAGGAGGGTACATCCAGGCTCCGAAGTCCACCACCTAGGCCACAGTGTCCCATTGGCTCCATGCAGCTGTTTGGGGGCCCATTCTTTGGCTGCTTGGAGGCCATTGGACAGCTGGAGGCCACATGCTCCTGTTTAATAGACACGCCAAAGAAGTGCTGCATCTGGCTTGGATGCTGCAAGTGCACTGGCTCCTGCAGGCCATGACTGTGCTTCCGTTTATGCAATTGCATCCGCAGCTCCTCCACCTGCCGTTGCTCCTGGTGTAATTTCCATGTCAGCTCCTCAATCACCTTCTGCTTCTCCACCAACATTTTGTCCTTCTCAGTGTCCAGGCCTGGTTCACCATGCAGGCAGTTCCCCAAATTCTGGTTGTCCTCTGTGCTCAGTTGAGCCGGCGATGGCTGCAGGCCAAACTGTGGAGAGGACATAGTGACATCGCTAAAACTGTCAGGAAGAGAGCCACTGACAGACAGCTCAGAGGAGGCAGGAGAGATGGGTGGGGTGGATGTAGTACTGCAGAATGGGTAGTACCCCCCTACATGGGACATGGTACCAGAAGAACTTGGGGATTGATAGGAGGAGAGCGAGCCAGTGGGGGTCACTGGGAAGGTCACAGTTGTGATATCTCCAGAGCTGGAGGGAGAAGCGGCGCTAGAGTCTTTATAGGGCCTCAGCCTTTCTATGAGGGCAGTCTTAGTTCCTGACACTGGGAGACCTCGTATTCTCAGCTGCTGCCGAAGCTCAGACACCTGTTGCCAGGAATAAACAGGAAAACTGGGCTCAATACAAGTAATGTTCCAAGTTCTTCACTTCTCGTACTACATCTGCAAAGACTACACCTGTATAACTTTACTATATGAAGATACTGTATGTAGATTTGCAAATGTGTCAGATGTCTCCAGATAAGTGCATTTAGTACCTTTAGGTCATCAAGATTAGCAGGCAGAGGCCCTGGTCTGACTGGAGTCATGTTGGATGCATTGCAGTATGTAGTCTTTACAGGAGATGAGGAGCTGCTGCTTTCTGTACTGGTAGCAGCACTGGAACTGCATGGCGTTTGCTGTTCACTGGTCTGCCTGAATGATATTCACACAGTCAGCTCAGACAAAAATTTCATCCATAATAATAGGACTGCATTTGGAATATTCTGACCAAATCTatattatatctatatctatatctatatatctatatctatatctatctatatatctatatctatatctatatctatctatctatatatatgtatatatatatagatagatagatatatgtgtgtatatatatatatatatatatatatatatatatatatatatatatatatatatatatagatagatatatatatgtgtgtgtatatgagactCACTTGGTTGACAGATGCTGGTGTACGGGCTGGTAGCTAAAGCTCTGGCTTTGTGGGCACTGGGACTGGTGTGAGTGATTCTGCTGCTGGTGCTTCTGCTGGCTGAGAATCTGCAGTTGCAagaagagctgctgctgctgcagtagCCGGGCATAGGCTGAGTCCATTGGAGGAGGAGACTTTTCTGCTTTCTGGTCTGGCGGAATGTACTGGTGATACTTCAGCTTCTTCACCTTCGGCTTAACATCTTTGGGCTTCTTATGACGATTCTTGTCTGATGTTTTCGACTATTTCATGGTCACCGAGGGCAAATAAAAGAATATTGAAGTGTTTATCATTTGAATTTATCATAGTTTATCATTGGGTTACTTAATGGTAGATATATAGAACtattaaagcaaataatgtcTATATTAAATGATTGTATGTGTATTTGCATTCTCTTGGATGTAGGCTGTAATGCACCAGTTACTGGTATAATTGTTATACTTggcaataaaatgttttcagtcATCTTTATTACTAATATTTGCAGACACTATTTGGAGAAAATGCTTGTCCTACCTTTATTATTGCAGGGACTGGAATGGGTGGAGCTGTCTGGCTGTTTGTCACAGCTGGACCTTCTTCTTGGTTTTGAATAGTTGATTCTCTGGTTTGTGACCCCTTAACAGTAAAGTTTGACAACTTAGCAAGAGAGCTGAAAGTATTTAATTCAAATAGGTCTCTTGTCAATTGTGTCTTTTGAGCCATACCAGGAAAAATGTAAAGGCCATTATATTGTTTCCAGTTTGTAGGGGCATGTCAGCACTGTAAGCCTAATACCTTTTATACACTGATAACAAATTAAGCAGGACACTGCAATTTAATTCACTGCCACAGAGGGCAGACTTTTCAAAGCTATTTCTGACACTTCTGTAAAATCTAAGGGGCTTGCTGTATTTTGTGGAATCCTGTTGATTTGCAGTCTATTAATAACCTTATAGTTTAGTCAGTGTAGATTGAGTAGTGTGTATTGTAGTATGTTAGTATAGTTTATCACCTGTGTAGGGCCTGTGGTCCGTGAGGGGGATGGAATGCCACCGCTGGCCTTGCTCTCTGCCAAAGGCCCGGCTGAGCTCTGGGACTCGTCACTAAGTGGCTGTTCAGGAGACAGGCTCTCGCTGCTGCTGTCCTCCTCAAATGCATATGAGTCCTCCTGCTTCGGAAACTTCCCATGATTCACTAGAAACATAACAAATGGACAAAACTGTACCAAAACACTGCAACTCCTAGGAACTGAGATAAAATTGTGAAGtcaaacatgcaaacaaacaaattgaaGAGGGAATACCAATTAAATAATTCTTAGATTGAAGCTATGACTAATAACTAACAGACTGATTAACATCTTTACTAAGAAGATGACTCTGAAACATGTGTCTGTGTAAAGATTTTGGAAAGTGTCTTCCAATCTTGTACATGTATAGGCAGGGGCTGCAACTGATTCATACTTGGACCCAAAATCCTACTGTGCCTTACGTTTTTGTGCTGCAGACTTGATCCTGGCTATTGCTGAATGgtgctatttgtttttcacttgcgCCTAGTCAAAGCACTTCGCTCAGTGGTGCCGTGATGTAGAGGGAGCAGG
The sequence above is a segment of the Pangasianodon hypophthalmus isolate fPanHyp1 chromosome 12, fPanHyp1.pri, whole genome shotgun sequence genome. Coding sequences within it:
- the myocd gene encoding myocardin isoform X7, which translates into the protein MNAVKSTEQRLGQSRTSTEPGSRNMGNPSTNTESGSRNIANCNTSVEQGSRNMRNPNNSTNQSSRTMGKSNSSAQRGSRYMGNCNTNTEKGSRNTVNQNSSAERGSKNMVNTNTSAEKGSRNVGNTNRQVSSKASAQPQNNNVLQLRLQQRRTREQLADQGIMPPLKSPAAFHEQRKSLERSKTGDYLKHKIRSRPEKSELVNMHILQDSASEGPAQDSQSKLKRARLADDLNEKIALRPGPLELVEKNIIPVDSTVKEAALKVNHGKFPKQEDSYAFEEDSSSESLSPEQPLSDESQSSAGPLAESKASGGIPSPSRTTGPTQGSQTRESTIQNQEEGPAVTNSQTAPPIPVPAIIKSKTSDKNRHKKPKDVKPKVKKLKYHQYIPPDQKAEKSPPPMDSAYARLLQQQQLFLQLQILSQQKHQQQNHSHQSQCPQSQSFSYQPVHQHLSTKQTSEQQTPCSSSAATSTESSSSSSPVKTTYCNASNMTPVRPGPLPANLDDLKVSELRQQLRIRGLPVSGTKTALIERLRPYKDSSAASPSSSGDITTVTFPVTPTGSLSSYQSPSSSGTMSHVGGYYPFCSTTSTPPISPASSELSVSGSLPDSFSDVTMSSPQFGLQPSPAQLSTEDNQNLGNCLHGEPGLDTEKDKMLVEKQKVIEELTWKLHQEQRQVEELRMQLHKRKHSHGLQEPVHLQHPSQMQHFFGVSIKQEHVASSCPMASKQPKNGPPNSCMEPMGHCGLGGGLRSLDVPSSRSPSGLPAYLSPQCSPQDSPVTKNSSSPQPNSLPSSPSHPFLLTPPLGRDSCPHNGARPHPMQLQQKNVAQSVSCTYSPDQRSMQPVYPSNENNLNTRGSSKAKSPNMQQKQMTRSQQMDELLDVLIESGVSPSNTATSAPPMPKFHRHYSHISPSEVPYEHAAGHTECHLEVLLSPVSRHGDIIPVKLGTEEGQLEEIGDSFPGHHHDDKLLSNRDMMDTPLSPMATKVSPVPTDGQGLGMTFSESPWESMEWLDLTPPSSATAFSSSMAPSAPSIFNTEFLDVSDIGLNSAMDLHLEHW
- the myocd gene encoding myocardin isoform X6; its protein translation is MNAVKSTEQRLGQSRTSTEPGSRNMGNPSTNTESGSRNIANCNTSVEQGSRNMRNPNNSTNQSSRTMGKSNSSAQRGSRYMGNCNTNTEKGSRNTVNQNSSAERGSKNMVNTNTSAEKGSRNVGNTNRQVSSKASAQPQNNNVLQLRLQQRRTREQLADQGIMPPLKSPAAFHEQRKSLERSKTGDYLKHKIRSRPEKSELVNMHILQDSASEGPAQDSQSKLKRARLADDLNEKIALRPGPLELVEKNIIPVDSTVKEAALKVNHGKFPKQEDSYAFEEDSSSESLSPEQPLSDESQSSAGPLAESKASGGIPSPSRTTGPTQGSQTRESTIQNQEEGPAVTNSQTAPPIPVPAIIKSKTSDKNRHKKPKDVKPKVKKLKYHQYIPPDQKAEKSPPPMDSAYARLLQQQQLFLQLQILSQQKHQQQNHSHQSQCPQSQSFSYQPVHQHLSTKQTSEQQTPCSSSAATSTESSSSSSPVKTTYCNASNMTPVRPGPLPANLDDLKVSELRQQLRIRGLPVSGTKTALIERLRPYKDSSAASPSSSGDITTVTFPVTPTGSLSSYQSPSSSGTMSHVGGYYPFCSTTSTPPISPASSELSVSGSLPDSFSDVTMSSPQFGLQPSPAQLSTEDNQNLGNCLHGEPGLDTEKDKMLVEKQKVIEELTWKLHQEQRQVEELRMQLHKRKHSHGLQEPVHLQHPSQMQHFFGVSIKQEHVASSCPMASKQPKNGPPNSCMEPMGHCGLGGGLRSLDVPSSRSPSGLPAYLSPQCSPQDSPVTKNSSSPQPNSLPSSPSHPFLLTPPLGRDSCPHNGARPHPMQLQQKNVAQSVSCTYSPDQRSMQPVYPSNENNLNTRGSSKAKSPNMQQKMTRSQQMDELLDVLIESGEMPANAKEERSPVTKVVPHLTVSPSNTATSAPPMPKFHRHYSHISPSEVPYEHAAGHTECHLEVLLSPVSRHGDIIPVKLGTEEGQLEEIGDSFPGHHHDDKLLSNRDMMDTPLSPMATKVSPVPTDGQGLGMTFSESPWESMEWLDLTPPSSATAFSSSMAPSAPSIFNTEFLDVSDIGLNSAMDLHLEHW